ACTCGCCGCCGCCAGGCTTAACAGCAGCGCCACGTGATGGCTGACAGTACGGAGATCGCCATGAAACAGCGGCCTCAGATGCGGCGACAGGCCGAGCTGCATCAGGCTGATCGCGGCGGCCAGCAGCAGCGCGAGCGCAAGAAAAGGCAGCATATCTGCACGCAGGCGCGCTGACTGGTGCGCCACGGGCGCGAGCGGCGGATCGTTATGCTGGCGCGCTACCAGCAGCAGCGCGATAAAGGGCGCGAGCGCCATCAGCCAGAGCGGCATCTGTGGGTGAACGCTTAACGCGGCGGCGGCCAGCGGCGGGCCGATAAGACGCCCGCAGCTTAGCCCGGAACTGATAGAAGCGAGCGCCGCGAGCCGGTGCTCCATGCCTGCCCGCTGCATAGCCCACGTCTGCGCGGCGGGCACCATGCCGGAGACCGTCAGGCCGTAAAGCGTGCGGGAGACAATCAGCCCGGCAAGCCCTGAGGCAGCGCCGACCACGCCGCGCGCCATGCCCCAGACCACCAGCGCCATCACGGCGAAACTCAGCAGATAACCGCCCAGTGCCGCCACGACCACGAATTTACAGCCGCGCACTTCCGTCTGACGTCCCCACCAGGGCGAGCCGGGCAGAAACAGCATCGAGCCGAACATCAGCAGGCCGGCCCAGACGGAGAGCGACAGCCCCGTCATCTGCACCAGTTGAGGCAACACCACCAGCAAACCGTTCTGCCCGATCCCGAGCAGACCCGCGCACAGCGCCAGCGGCCAGAGCGATTGTCCTGTGCGGCGGGCGTGTACGGCGTGAGAAGAAGCATCCATAAGCAGGTAAATATATTGTCAATAAAGATGAGGGAATTATGAAATTAATGAAAACAAATATTGCAAAAATAGTTGCCACTGTAAATAGAATCCCTATCATAACGATAATCATTATCAACAAAGGATGTGTTTGTTATGGTTTCCCTGCCCCGCCCTGCCGCGACAGACGTCGCGGCTCAGTGTTTTCTTAACGCGCTGCTGCGTGAAACCCGGGACTGGCAACTGATCCCCGGCGCATTACCGCAGGAGCCGGCGCAGATCCATTTACCGCTCTCTGAAACGCAGGCAATCCGCATTGCGCTGCGCTACTTCTCCCCGACGCAACATCATCAATACCTGTTCCCGGCAATGCTGGTAGCAAGCGATAACGATAGCTGCGAACAAGTTGATTTCACGCAACTTGTCGAACTCATCCTGGCGAAGCCTTCCGTGAAAGGTGAACTGACCGATGACGTACTGGCCCGCTTTGCGCGCCGCGTTCAGGAGAGCCATCGCCATACCTGGCAGGCGATTGAACTGCGTCACGACTGGGCTACGCTTCGCGCGCAGCCGCTCAACTTTGCAGAGGCGGAGCAGGCGCTGCTGGTCGGGCACGCGTTTCATCCGGCACCGAAATCGCACGAGCCGTTTGATGAGACCGAAGCCCGCCGCTATCTGCCCGATTTCGCGCCGCGCTTTCCGCTGCGCTGGTTTGCGGTAAATAAAACGTATGTGGCGGGCGAGAGCCTGGGGTTAGATCTGCGCACGCGTCTGCTGCGTTTCGCGGCGCAGAGCGCGCCTGCGCTGCTTGCGCACTTTACCGATACGCGCTGGCTGGTGCCGATGCACCCGTGGCAGGCCGAGTATCTGCTCGCGCAACCGTGGTGTCAGGCGCTGGTGGAGAAGGGCGAGCTTATCGATCTGGGCGAAGCGGGCGCGCCGTGGCTGCCGACCAGTTCTTCGCGTTCGCTCTACAGCGAAACCAATAACGACATGATCAAATTCTCACTCAGCGTGCGCCTCACCAACTCGGTGCGCACGCTGTCAGTGAAAGAAGTTAAGCGCGGAATGCGTCTGGCGCGGATGGCGCAGACTTCCCGCTGGCAGGCGTTACAGGCGCGCTATCCGACGATGCGTGTGATGCAGGAAGATGGCTGGGTGGGCCTTTGCGACACGCAGGGGACTATTCAGGAAGAGAGCCTGATGGCGCTGCGCGTCAATCTGCTGTTCGACACGCCAGAAACCCAGACGAATGTGCTGGTGAGCCTCACTCAGGCCGCGCCGGACGGCGGCGACAGCCTGTTGGCCTGCGCCGTGCGCCGCCTCAGTGAACGCCTCAGCCTGCCGCTCGCACAGGCGGCGCGCTGCTGGGTGCAGGCGTACTGCGAACGCATTCTGCTGCCGCTCTTCAGCGCCGAGGCCGATTACGGCCTGGTGCTGCTGGCGCATCAGCAAAACATTCTGGTGGAGATGCAGCAGGATCTGCCGGTGGGCCTGATTTATCGCGACTGTCAGGGCAGCGGCTTTACCGATAGCGCGCTGCTGTGGCTTGCGGAGGCCGGCGAGCCGGAAGCTGAAAATCGCTTCAGCGAAGCCCAGCTGCTGCGCTACTTCCCGTATTACCTGCTGGTGAACTCCACGCTGGCGGTAACCGCCGCGCTGGGTGCCGCCGGGTTTGAGAGCGAAGAAAATCTGATGGCGCTGGTGCGTAACGCGCTGACCCAACTGCGCGCCACCGCCCGCGACACCCGCTGCCTCGATTATGTGCTGGAGAGCCGCCACTGGAACTGCAAGGGCAACTTCTTCTGCTATCTGCACGATCACAATGAAAACACCATCGCCGACCCGGCGGTCATCTACTTCAACTTCGACAATCCGTTTGCAGGGAGCACGCATGATGCCTGAAGCCAGCATTGTTCATGACGGTTACGGTTTTCGCTGTGCGACGCTCAACCTCGCGCTGCCGCTGACCCTCGGGCTTGACGGCAGCGCCGTACTGCATCATCCGGGCGACATGCCAGACGGGTGGCTGGTCGCTACCCTCGATCAGCTTTTTGTCGCGGCGCCAGCCCTCACGGGCATTACGCTGCCGTGGGCGCAGTGGCGCGATGAGCCGCAGGCGCAGGCGCTGTTTAACGCCGTACAGTGTGATTATCTGGCCCGTGACGCGTTCTGGCAGCTGTCGCTGTGGCTGCGCGGCGAGCGCATCGCGGCGCGTGCGGGAATAGAGTTTGACGAGACGCGCCAGCTCGCGTTCCCGGCGCGTCCGCCGCAGCCAGAAGGCGAGGTCTATCGCCGCTACGATCCGCAAATCAAACGCACGCTCAGTTTCCGCGTGGCGGATGTGGCGCGGGATGCGGAGCGTTTTACCCGCTGGATGAACGCGCCGCGCGTGAACGCCTTCTGGGAGATGGCCGGGCCGCAGGCGGAGCAGGAAAAATATCTGCGTAAGCAGCTCGATGCCACGTACTGCTATCCGCTGATCGGCTGCTTCGACGACGAACCCTTCGGCTATTTTGAAATTTACTGGGCAGCGGAAGACCGCATCGGCCGCCATTACCGCTGGCAGCCGTTCGATCGCGGGCTGCATATGCTGGTGGGCGAAGAGCAGTGGCGCGGCGCGCAGTACATCCGCAGCTGGCTGCGCGGCCTGAGCCACTATCTGTGGCTGGACGAACCGCGCACGCAGCGTCTGGTGGCGGAACCGCGCTTTGATAACCAGCGCCTGTTCCGCCATTTGCCGGTCGCCGGTTTTGAGACCGTGAAAGAGTTCGATTTTCCACACAAGCGCTCGCGGCTGGTGATGAGCCAGCGCAGCCGTTTCTTCAGCGAGGTGGGACTATGACGGCCTTGCTTTGGGAGCGCGTGAACCGCGAGATGGTGGCGAAAATTCTCGCCGAGCTGGAGTATGAGCGCACGCTGACGGCGCAGGAAACGGAGGCTAACCGCTGGACGATTGCGCTTGGCGATGAGACCTGGACGTTTGACGCGAAGCGCGGCATCTGGGGCTGGCTGCATATCAACCCGGCGACGCTCGCAAACGAGAGCGGCAGCGCCATTGAGGCTGAAAGTGCCCTGCGCCAGCTGGCCGTGGTGCTGAAAATGAGCGACGCGCAGACGGCGGAGCATCTCGAAGATCTCTACGCGACGCTCAGGGGCGATATGCAGTTGCTGGAAGCGCGTAAGGAACTTAACGCCGACGCACTCGTCGATATGGATCCGGATGAACTGCAGTGCCTGATGTCAGGCCATCCGAAATTTATCTTCAACAAAGGGCGTCGCGGCTGGGGGCTGGATGCGCTGAAGGCTTACGCGCCGGAATACCGTGGCCGTTTTCGCCTGCACTGGGTGGCGGTCCGCCGTGACCTGATGGTCTGGAGCAGCGACGCCGACTGCGACATCAATAATCTGCTGGCAAGCGCCATGGACGACAGCGAACGCCAGCGTTTTACCCGCTACTGGCAGGCGCTGCATCTGGATGAAAACTGGCTGCCGGTGCCGCTGCATCCGTGGCAGTGGCAGCAGAAAATCGCCCTGCATTTTCTGCCGCAGCTGGCGCGCGGTGAGATTATCGATCTCGGCGTGTTTGGCGATGAGTATATCGCCCAGCAGTCGCTGCGCACGCTGACCAACGTCAGCCGCCGCTCGGCGTTTGACATCAAACTGCCGCTCACGATTTACAACACCTCCTGCTACCGCGGCATTCCGGGTAAATACATCGCCGCGGGGCCGCTCGCCTCGCGCTGGCTGCAACAGCAGTTCGCCGCTGATAAAACGCTGCTGGCGCTGGGTGCGCAGATCCTCGGCGAGCCTGCGGCAGGTTACGTGACGCACACCGGTTACGCCGCGCTGAAAACCGCACCCTATCGCTACCAGGAGATGTTTGGCGTGATCTGGCGGGAAAACCCCTCCTGCTGGCTGCGCCCCGGCGAACAGGCCGTGCTGATGGCCGCGCTGATGGAAACCGACAACGCGGGACGCCCGCTGATTGACGCGTGGATCGCCCGCTCGGGCATGAGCGCTGAAGCGTGGCTTGCACAACTCTTCCGCGTGGTCGTCATTCCGTTTTATCACCTGCTGTGCCGCTACGGCGTGGCGCTGATCGCCCACGGCCAGAACGTGACGCTGGTGATGAAAGACCATGTGCCGCAGCGCATTCTGCTGAAGGATTTCCAGGGCGATATGCGTCTGGTGGATGAAACGTTCCCGGAGATGGAGAGCCTGCCGGAGCCGGTCAAAGCCGTCACGTCGCGCCTTTCTGCTGATTACATTATTCACGATTTACAGACCGGGCATTTTGTTACGGTGCTGCGTTTCGTCTCGCGTCTGACAGAACAGTGCGGCGTCAGTGAAACCCGGTTCTATCGCCTGCTGGCCGATGTGCTGCAGGACTATATGGCCGCGCACCCGGAGATGGCGGCACGCTTCGCGCGCTTTGATCTCTTTAAACCGCAGATCATTCGCGTGGTGCTCAACCCGGTCAAACTCACTTTCGCCGAGCATGACGGCGGCAGCCGTATGTTGCCCAATTACCTCACCGATCTTGATAACCCGCTGTATCTGGTCACCAGGGAGACCGCATCATGAAAACGTACGATTTCATCGGCATTGGCATCGGCCCGTTTAATCTCAGCATCGCCGCGCTTGCCGAAGGGCTTGACGGCTTCAGCTCGCTGTTTCTTGAACGCAAACCGCACTTCTCCTGGCATCCGGGCATGATGGTGCCGGACTGCCATATGCAGACCAGTTTCCTGAAAGATCTGGTCAGCGCGGTGGAGCCAACCAACCGTTACAGTTTTCTGAACTACCTGGTGCAGCGCAAAAAGTTTTACCGTTTCCTGACCACCGAGCAGCGCACGGTGTCCCGTGAAGAGTTCGCCGATTACCTCTGCTGGGCGGCGGATAACCTGAGCAATCTGTCGTTCAGCCAGCAGGTGCAGCAGGTGAGTTTTAACGAGGCCAGCGGGTTGTTTGAAGTGGTGACCCAGCGCGAGCGCTTCTTCGCGCGCCACGTCTGCATGGGCATCGGTAAACAGGTTAATCTGCCCGACTGCGTGCCGGCGCAGAGCGACCATTGCTTCCACGCCAGCGAAATGATGCTGCGCACGCCGTCGCTTGCCGGTAAGCGGGTGACGGTTGTTGGCGGCGGCCAGAGCGGTGCCGACCTGTTCCTGAATATTTTCCGCGGCGAGTGGGGCCAGCCTGCGGCACTGAACTGGGTGTCACGCCGTAACAACTACAATGCGCTCGATGAAGCCGCGTTCGCTAACGAATATTTCACGCCGGAATACCTTGAGAGCTTCGCCACGCTTGATGAGAAGACGCGCTGCGATCTGCTCGCCGAGCAAAAGATGACGTCTGATGGTGTGACCAGCGAATCGCTGCTCGCTATTTATCGCGCCATGTATCACCGCTTCGAAGTTCTGCGTGAAAAACCCTGGGCGCATCTGCTGCCGTCACGTTCGGTTACCCGCGTGACGCCGCAGGCGCAGGGCCAGCGTCTGTCGCTGCGACATCATCTGGACGGCGGCCAGGAAACGCTGGATACCGATGTGGTGATTTTCGCGACCGGCTATCGCCCTGCCCGGCCGGCGTTTCTCGCCCCGCTGGCGCATCGTCTGGAGCTGGACGAACGCGAAGGCTTCCGGGTTAACACCGATTTCACGCTGGCGTGGAACGGACCGCGCACGAACCATCTTTTTGCCGTCAATGCCGGGATGCACAGCCTCGGCATTGCGGAACCTCAGCTCAGTCTGATGGCCTGGCGGGCCGCGCGCATTCTCAATGTCGCGCACCCGGATACGCCGTTTGAACTGAGCACCACGCCTGGCGTGATCCAGTGGCTCTCCCGGCCGGAAACGGTCACATGCCAGAT
This is a stretch of genomic DNA from Cronobacter malonaticus LMG 23826. It encodes these proteins:
- a CDS encoding MFS transporter — its product is MDASSHAVHARRTGQSLWPLALCAGLLGIGQNGLLVVLPQLVQMTGLSLSVWAGLLMFGSMLFLPGSPWWGRQTEVRGCKFVVVAALGGYLLSFAVMALVVWGMARGVVGAASGLAGLIVSRTLYGLTVSGMVPAAQTWAMQRAGMEHRLAALASISSGLSCGRLIGPPLAAAALSVHPQMPLWLMALAPFIALLLVARQHNDPPLAPVAHQSARLRADMLPFLALALLLAAAISLMQLGLSPHLRPLFHGDLRTVSHHVALLLSLAAASTLLAQFLVVRPQRLQPRALLLAAAVLMAAGLLLMILPGLITFYAGIAVTSFGAAMATPGYQVLLNDRLTTGKGAGVIATSHTLGYGASALLVPVISLWFGEHMLIAAAFIAAALFLLLSIGVWRHAAPQEPAV
- a CDS encoding IucA/IucC family protein; translated protein: MVSLPRPAATDVAAQCFLNALLRETRDWQLIPGALPQEPAQIHLPLSETQAIRIALRYFSPTQHHQYLFPAMLVASDNDSCEQVDFTQLVELILAKPSVKGELTDDVLARFARRVQESHRHTWQAIELRHDWATLRAQPLNFAEAEQALLVGHAFHPAPKSHEPFDETEARRYLPDFAPRFPLRWFAVNKTYVAGESLGLDLRTRLLRFAAQSAPALLAHFTDTRWLVPMHPWQAEYLLAQPWCQALVEKGELIDLGEAGAPWLPTSSSRSLYSETNNDMIKFSLSVRLTNSVRTLSVKEVKRGMRLARMAQTSRWQALQARYPTMRVMQEDGWVGLCDTQGTIQEESLMALRVNLLFDTPETQTNVLVSLTQAAPDGGDSLLACAVRRLSERLSLPLAQAARCWVQAYCERILLPLFSAEADYGLVLLAHQQNILVEMQQDLPVGLIYRDCQGSGFTDSALLWLAEAGEPEAENRFSEAQLLRYFPYYLLVNSTLAVTAALGAAGFESEENLMALVRNALTQLRATARDTRCLDYVLESRHWNCKGNFFCYLHDHNENTIADPAVIYFNFDNPFAGSTHDA
- a CDS encoding GNAT family N-acetyltransferase, translated to MPEASIVHDGYGFRCATLNLALPLTLGLDGSAVLHHPGDMPDGWLVATLDQLFVAAPALTGITLPWAQWRDEPQAQALFNAVQCDYLARDAFWQLSLWLRGERIAARAGIEFDETRQLAFPARPPQPEGEVYRRYDPQIKRTLSFRVADVARDAERFTRWMNAPRVNAFWEMAGPQAEQEKYLRKQLDATYCYPLIGCFDDEPFGYFEIYWAAEDRIGRHYRWQPFDRGLHMLVGEEQWRGAQYIRSWLRGLSHYLWLDEPRTQRLVAEPRFDNQRLFRHLPVAGFETVKEFDFPHKRSRLVMSQRSRFFSEVGL
- the iucC gene encoding IucA/IucC family protein — translated: MTALLWERVNREMVAKILAELEYERTLTAQETEANRWTIALGDETWTFDAKRGIWGWLHINPATLANESGSAIEAESALRQLAVVLKMSDAQTAEHLEDLYATLRGDMQLLEARKELNADALVDMDPDELQCLMSGHPKFIFNKGRRGWGLDALKAYAPEYRGRFRLHWVAVRRDLMVWSSDADCDINNLLASAMDDSERQRFTRYWQALHLDENWLPVPLHPWQWQQKIALHFLPQLARGEIIDLGVFGDEYIAQQSLRTLTNVSRRSAFDIKLPLTIYNTSCYRGIPGKYIAAGPLASRWLQQQFAADKTLLALGAQILGEPAAGYVTHTGYAALKTAPYRYQEMFGVIWRENPSCWLRPGEQAVLMAALMETDNAGRPLIDAWIARSGMSAEAWLAQLFRVVVIPFYHLLCRYGVALIAHGQNVTLVMKDHVPQRILLKDFQGDMRLVDETFPEMESLPEPVKAVTSRLSADYIIHDLQTGHFVTVLRFVSRLTEQCGVSETRFYRLLADVLQDYMAAHPEMAARFARFDLFKPQIIRVVLNPVKLTFAEHDGGSRMLPNYLTDLDNPLYLVTRETAS
- a CDS encoding lysine N(6)-hydroxylase/L-ornithine N(5)-oxygenase family protein, with product MKTYDFIGIGIGPFNLSIAALAEGLDGFSSLFLERKPHFSWHPGMMVPDCHMQTSFLKDLVSAVEPTNRYSFLNYLVQRKKFYRFLTTEQRTVSREEFADYLCWAADNLSNLSFSQQVQQVSFNEASGLFEVVTQRERFFARHVCMGIGKQVNLPDCVPAQSDHCFHASEMMLRTPSLAGKRVTVVGGGQSGADLFLNIFRGEWGQPAALNWVSRRNNYNALDEAAFANEYFTPEYLESFATLDEKTRCDLLAEQKMTSDGVTSESLLAIYRAMYHRFEVLREKPWAHLLPSRSVTRVTPQAQGQRLSLRHHLDGGQETLDTDVVIFATGYRPARPAFLAPLAHRLELDEREGFRVNTDFTLAWNGPRTNHLFAVNAGMHSLGIAEPQLSLMAWRAARILNVAHPDTPFELSTTPGVIQWLSRPETVTCQISQPVNSTDY